The following proteins are co-located in the Palaemon carinicauda isolate YSFRI2023 chromosome 3, ASM3689809v2, whole genome shotgun sequence genome:
- the LOC137630980 gene encoding uncharacterized protein DKFZp434B061-like produces MRIPLEQTPLKQVPLEQTPQSDPSRADLPHADPSRADPPQAGPSRADPSIGSLLSRPPSCGSLSSRPPSSRSLSSRPLNRIPLEQTPSIGSLSSRPPSCGSLSSRPPSSRSLSSRPLNRIPLEQTPSIGSLSSRPPQSDPSRADPPQADTSRADPSSGSPSSGHPHKLTPTMGPP; encoded by the coding sequence ATGcggatccctctcgagcagaccccccTCAAGCAggtccctctcgagcagacccctcaatcggatccctctcgagcagacctCCCTCATGcggatccctctcgagcagaccccccTCAAGCAggtccctctcgagcagacccctcaATCGGATCCCTCTTGAGCAGACCTCCCTCATGcggatccctctcgagcagaccccccTCAAGCAggtccctctcgagcagacccctcaatcggatccctctcgagcagaccccctCAATcggatccctctcgagcagacctCCCTCATGcggatccctctcgagcagaccccccTCAAGCAggtccctctcgagcagacccctcaatcggatccctctcgagcagaccccctCAATcggatccctctcgagcagaccccctCAATcggatccctctcgagcagaccccccTCAAGCGGATAcctctcgagcagacccctcaAGCGGGTCCCCCTCAAGCGGACATCCCCACAAGTTGACACCCACAATGGGACCACCATAG